ATTGGAGAAGAGGAAGAGAGGAAGCATTTTACAATTTCAAGCAGTCCAACTGAAAAGGATTTCATAGAATTTACCAAGAAGCTCACTGGACACAGTTTTTCAGATGCCCTAGACGCCTTAAAAGTAGGCGATTGGGTGGAAATAGAAGCTCCCTACGGTAACTTCACTTTTGAAGGAGAATTTACAAAGATCGGTATGATTTCAGGGGGCATCGGAATAACACCATTTAGGAGTATCTGTAAATATTGCACGGACATGCTCTTAGAAACTAAGATTACCCTCCTCTATGGGAATCATACCGAAAAAGACATAATCTTTAGGAAAGAGTTTGAGGAGATGCAAGAGCAAAATAAGAACCTAAAAGTTGTGTTTACAGTTAGTGAGGTCTGTGAGAGTTGGACTGGCTACACGGGAAGAATAGATATAGG
The sequence above is a segment of the Candidatus Methylarchaceae archaeon HK02M2 genome. Coding sequences within it:
- a CDS encoding FAD-binding oxidoreductase; translated protein: MKFETNVKEIILRTHDVKSFRFPRPESFNYKPGQFMFLTIKIGEEEERKHFTISSSPTEKDFIEFTKKLTGHSFSDALDALKVGDWVEIEAPYGNFTFEGEFTKIGMISGGIGITPFRSICKYCTDMLLETKITLLYGNHTEKDIIFRKEFEEMQEQNKNLKVVFTVSEVCESWTGYTGRIDIGIIKNEVPDYRERVFYICGPLIMIKAMENLLEGLDVPRGNIRKEIFPGY